Part of the Varibaculum massiliense genome is shown below.
TTTTTCCTCCCGCCCAAGAAATTCGGAAAACGTAGCGGCGTTTTCCGAATTCTTATGCCCACCGCACCCACTCGGATAAAACCTAGGCTCCACGCTCGCTGGTACCGCTTGCGTAAGGGGCGCAGGGGAAAAAGCTGCCGGAAGATGCGCACTGAGCGTGCGGGGGCGGATTTATGCCGAGGGGTAGGCTTCGGGTCTTAAATCCGTGAAAATGCCAGAGCATTTTCCGGATTTCGGGGCGCGAGGCAAAATCCGCCCCTGTGCGCGGACGCCTATGGGAGGAAAACTTCTTTCCTTGCGCTTGAATTGGGATCGCAGGAACTGGCGATAGACTGGGCGCTGACGGCTATTTTCGGAGGTTGGCTTTGCGCATTGTTCCCTCACCGAGCACGGACGCTCGGGCAGCCAGCGAAGTTTTAGCTCCTCAAAGCGGTAATAGCAATAAAGATTTCCAGATTGACAAAGAAGAAAATGCTCCGCAGATTATCTGGTTGCAAAGCGAACCGAACGTAGAGGAAAGACAAGAAGGAAAAACCACGGATTCGGCCTCGCGCCCGCGGCCGCTGATTTTCTTGCCAGTATCCGATAATCCTGCGCGCGATACCTTATTCTTTACCGCGCTACGCGCCGCCCTCTGGCCGGACAAATTTACCTCCCTACCCACTCTTGATTTATCGGCAGTTGCCGGACCGGCGAAACCTTTTTTTGCGCTGCGGATCCTGGCAGATTACCACCCGATATTTTTCCCGGCGCGCACCGAGCAGCTGTCCCGCTCTTGGGCGCGCCAGCAAGCATTACGTCTGCAGCGCCTGCCCGACCAGGTAAGTTTCATCCTTTCCACCTCGGGGTCTACGAAACCCGGAGGGCGCCTGGTGGGGCTTTCGTTGGCGGCTTTGCGCGCCTCCCATCAGGCAACCGCGCAGCGTCTGGGGGAAAATGGTATTTGGGTGTCGGCACTTCCTCGGGATCATATCGCCGGTTTCCAAGTGATTGCCCGCGCTTATGCGGGGGGAACCGAGCCGGTAACTATCGATATGACCGGCGGTTTTAAGCTTTCTCGCCTGAGGCAGGCACTGCAAAACATTCTCTCGGCGGGGGTCCCGATTTACCTATCGCTAGTTCCGACTCAGCTGACCCGCGCCCTCGCCGATCCAGAAACCCTTGCGGCTCTGCATCTTTGCTCCGCAATCCTGGTAGGCGGAGCGCGCATCTCACCTTCGCTGCTAAATTCCGGGCGCGAGCAGGGGTTGAACCTGGTCACCACCTACGGGATGACCGAAACTTGCGGGGGCTGCGTCTATGACGGTGTTCCCCTGCCGGGAGTCAAAGTCGGTGTCAACGAGGGCAGGATTTGGCTGTCTACCCCCACTTTGATGAGCGGCTATTTGGAGGCAGAATCCGACCCGGAAATCCGCGAACTTTCGGGGATAACCTGGCTGGCCACCAATGATGCCGGCAGAATTATTTTTGAGGACGAGGACGCGAGCGCGAGAACTGGAGATGGTGCTCTCTCGGCGTTTGAAGCGAGTAACCTGCAAACCACCAGCTCCCCGCTCACAGACCCAACCAGCAACCGAAGCCGCCAACAAAAAACCAGCAAGAAAACTTCGCTTGCGCACGGCAGCGAGGATTTAAACCCCAATAAACCGCCCCGAGAGGGAACGGTAGACATCATTGATTCGTCCAGTTCGGCTCGCCTGGAGGTGCTCGGTCGCTTAGATGACACCATTATTTCTGGTGGGGAAAATATCTCCCTACCCCTGGTAGCGCGGGCGGCGGAAGATGCGGGATTTGCGGGGATAGAGTTTTGCGGTCTGCCCGATGAGGAATGGGGACAGGTTCTGTGTGCGGTGTTTGCAAAACCAACACTCGCCGGCACCGCGCTGGCATCGCACGACCTGGATTCGGAAAACCTAGATCCGGCGCACCTGGGTTCGCAGCTGCGCGCGGCGTTGCGCGGAAGTCTACCGGCTTCACATCTACCGCGCGCCGCCGCCATCGTGTCAAACTTCCCGCTGCTCCCCAGCGGAAAACTTGACCGCCGCTCCCTCCAAGAAGCTGCGCGCTCCCTCGATAAAGAAAAGCGCACCTGGCGCAAATAAAGGAATAAAGGAGCCAGGAACCAAACTGGCGTTAACCCCCTGTATTAGCCCAAACTGGCGTTAACCCCTGTATTAGCCCCAAAATGCTAGAGGCGGCGAGGAAAACCCCGCCGCCTCTACCGAAAGTTCGGTTACTTCTCTAGCACCCGGTGCAAGGTCGCCATATTCAGCGCCCTGCCACCAGATAGACCCAAATCATCGCCAACCGGGATCGCCTTCACCCGCGCAGGGGTTGGAATCCTGTTGAACATTGCTGCTTTGAGGTTGAACATTGCTGGGTTGCGATTGCTGCTTCTGAGCAGGCGGGTTGTAATTCTGAGTTCTAGGCTGCTGCGCACTCTTCTGCGCTGCAGCCTGCTCAGCTGCTGCCTGTTCCGCTGCAGCTTTTTCTGCCGCGGCTTTCTCTGCAGCTTCCTTCTCTGCTGCTTCCTTATCGGCTTGAGCTTTTTCTGCCGCCGCTTTTAGAGCCTTCTGAGATTCTAGAGTGTTAAACTTTTCGCCCTTCTTGGTTTCGCCCGCGAAATAAACCAAATCAGATTCAGCATCAAAGTGCAGTTCCGATTTCTCTAAAGTCGTCAAGGTTTCAATCGGAAGCTGATTAACCTCATGCTTTTCATCTTTAGAAAAGCTAAGCGACAAATCAATAAGATGCCGCTCATTTACTTTCGCCGCATTCGGATCGCCATCTTTTTCCACTGCATCTTTGGTGTCTTTCTTGTACTTTGCGGGAATATTTAGTTCAGCTAGCTTTTTGTTCATAAATTCTGAACCTTTAGAAAAATCTAGTTTAGAGAACTCGCCCTCACCTGATTGCCGAATAGAAACTTCTTTGATGGATTTACCGGTTTTGTTCCTGATTAGGGCCTTAATTGCGCCTTTACCGGTCTTGCCAATAACTACGCTGGCGGTCTGTTCCTCTTGGGGAGCTTTTGCTTTCTTGGAATCACTGGCGGAGCATCCACTAAAAGCAAGCATTAGCCCTAAAGCGCTCAACACCAAAACAATTTTTTTCGCGCTATTTTTTAGCATAGACACCATTTCTAGCCTTTCTAAACGTCCCTAAACTCAATTTTTGATTATCCAACATTTTGGGAAAGTGTCCTACCGGCTCTCCCAATTCATCTACATTTAGTTACTATTTTCCCTGTACTTTAGCTATTTCCCTAGCCTCCAGCCCAAAATTTTTACTCACCGCATAGATTTTGACATCCGCACCTTTAGGAACCTCGGCTTCTGGAAGGTAGAACCTATACCCAAAGTCATTAACGATTCGGTGAGAACCGTTAGTAACCGACCGTCTGTATCCGCGGTAATCTTGCACCTGGGATTCCCGGGAATCCTTCCCCGGCGTCCTCACCCTCGCAAAAACTTCTACATCAGCTTGTCGTTGCCGGGCGGGAATAGTTCCATCGATCACCTTGAATATCCCATTTTTCTTGATACTAACCTTGTTCTTACCACCAGTATCAACCAATTTATAGGGAGCAAGCGTACTTGGGGGACTAGCCATCGCCGGCGGTTCCGTAGCGAAAAATGGAATCAACCTTTCGGCTCGTTCTACCACCAAGATGTCTGGTTCTAAGGAGAAAGCATAGGTAGCATCGTAGGGAATCAGCTTGGAATAGTGGGCACTAGCAAAACTCGGCGAAAGTACCGGTACCAGCGAGTTGCCGAAAGAGTCCCGGAACATAAAAAGATTCTCTTTCCCCTGTCCTCTGGTTTCGAAAAGATCCGCGGTGGTATCCGGCTTATCGTCCAGGTATTTCCAGGTATTGCCCTGAAAATCCTGAAGGTCATTTATTCCTTCCGCCCGCCAGTTCGGTTCGCTCACCGTGGAGGTGGGATCCTGCATTCTCTCTATATCGCCTACGAATCCCTCACCCAGTTTCCACTGGGGATTTTTAGCCAGGTTCTCCACCTGCAACTGGTCTAGCAGATAGTCGGCACCGCTATATGCTCCCTTGTAACTCCAGTGAGTGTCGGTTTTTTGATAAAGGACTTCCTTACTGCTTTTTAGCTTTTTCGTGAGATCCACATAGGGAACCCCCAGGGAACCTAATCTGTTTTGCAAACGATTTAAGTTAGATTGTTCAAAATCTCCTGCCCGGAACCGATTGGGCATGAACTGTCCATAAAGGGTGTTCTTATTGGGCGCTAACGCCACCGCAAACTTGATGCCCTGCGCCTGGTCACCCAGAATCTTTAGGTTGGTGGCCGCATTGTCGATTCCGCGCGAAGAAAGTCGATTTACTCCCCGATAGTCATTGAGCGAATCTGCGTAAAACAGGTAACCATCTTTTCCGATAACCACCTGATCGGTAAGGGAGGACGAGAAGATCCCGCTTTTCAAGGTGGCGGCAGCAGCGATCATCTCACCTCTAAAGGGAAAAGTTTTTTCCAGGTAAGTGCCGGCATCTTGTAAATAGTTGATATTTAGCTCTCCGGAAGACTTAGTTAGGGAGGGCGCCGCAACTTTTGCTTCTTGCGAGGGCTCTTGCCATTTTTTGATAGGGAGCAGGTGTGAAACTGCGGGAATCAGCATCAGGCACAAACCGAGGGTCACAAAGGTTAGCATCAGGCTGTTCTTTGCCCGCCGTGCTACCGGGGTATTTTTTTCCTGGGATTTAGGGCTGTTTTCAGTCATAGTTACTTCCTGCACCTCCTAGAACCTGAAATAAATAAAGGGATGGTAGCCGCCGGCTGACAAGATCAGCAGGTTGGCTGCTAGCAGCACCAGGGTTAGACCCAGGTTCCACACCCGGGTATCTACAGTCGCCGGAGTAAAGCTCGAGGAGGGGTTAGTGACCCCCATTTTCTTCCAGAGTCTCGCTTGCGTAGCCAGGACTTGAGTAACAGGAAGCATAGCTATTAGGGCAGTAAAGAAAATAGTTATGGTCCAAGGGTCTAGGTAAGAGAGCGCCAGAGATCCGGCTCCCACGGTGGATTTGGTGTTGAAACCAAACATATTCGCGTACATTTGCAGAGCTTGGGTAAAGCTATCTGCTCTGAAGACTACGAACGATGCCACCACCACGAACATGGTGTAGAGGTGACCTGCCCAGTGTGGAAGTTTCTTTAGCGGAACTATTTCTTCGAGCATTAAAAATATCCCGTGGATTAGCCCCCAGGCCACGAAGGTCCAGGCGGCACCGTGCCACAGACCGCAGAGCAGGAACACCGTGAACTTGTTGATAACTGTTCGCGCTCCGCCTTTGCGGTTGCCACCTAAAGGAATATAGAGGTATTCCAGGAACCAAGTGGATAGGGAAATGTGCCAGCGCCGCCAAAACTCTTGCATTGTGCGAGAGATATAGGGGTAGGTGAAGTTTTCTTGGAATCGGAAACCGAACATTGCCGCCATTCCGATAGCCATATCGGAGTAGCCGGAAAAATCAAAGTAAATCTGGAGGGCGTAGCAGATAGCTGCTAACCAGGCTGCGTAAAAATCTACTTCCCCGGATTGGTTCCCATAGATTCCATCGACTACTACAGCCAAGGAGTCAGCGATTATCACCTTTTTACTGAGCCCGACTACGAATCTGCGCATCCCACAAGCCACTCCGTTCAGAGTGACTGAACGCTGCGCAATCTGTTCTTCGATGTGCCGGTAACGCACGATTGGTCCCGCAATGAGTTGCGGAAAGAACGAGATATAGAGCATCACTACGAAGGGATCCCGGGCGGCGGAGATTTTTCCGCGATACACATCGATTACGTAGGAGAGCGCCTGGAAGGTATAAAAAGATATCCCGATTGGTAGAGCCACTGCCCCAATCTTTAGGTCGAGACCCAGCAAGGAGTCGATAGTTCCTACGAACATCCCTGCATATTTGAAGAACCCTAGCACTCCTAGGTTGAGGACCAGCGCCAGCGTCAAGATGGCTTTGCGCCCCGCCGGCGCTGCCTCCTCTTTTTTCCTGGTGTCCAGCGCTAATGCCAAAGCCCAGTTCGCCAGACAGGAAACCAGCATTAGCAATACATAGATGGGTTCCCCGTAGGAATAGAATAGGAGGCTGGCTAGTATCAGCACTGCATTCTTTCCCCTTACCGACGGAATTATCAGCGTGAGGATAAAAACCGTCGGTAAGAAGAAAGATATGAAAAGAACGGTGCTAAAAACCACTAGTTAAGGGCTCTCTTATTGGCGTCCCAGTAGTAGATTGGAGCATTCCAGTAAGTCTTGTAATAGAACGCCCAGCCACCTTTGGAGCGCTTGTAGGCCATGTCCTCGTCGGTATCGAAAATATAGGTCGTGCCCGAGATATCGATTTCATTCCAGCCGTGGGGAGCCCGCGCGTTCGCCACGTATCCGAGGCGAATCCGCGCTGACGAATACCCCAATGCCCGGGCTATCCACTTGTAACCGGCGGCAAAGCTGTAACAGTTACCCCCACCGTTGGCGAAGAAACTCTTGGCATATTGAATATCCCAGTTACCACCGCCAGGATGTGACTTTCCGTGTGCGCCAATATAGCGGTAGTTGTTTACCACATAGGAATAGGCGCTGGACAGGGAGCCATAGCGCGCAACTATGGACTCTAGGGTGGCGTCCAATTGAGCATCACCTGAGCCAACGTAGTCAAAGTACATTCCCTTGGCTCTTAATGCCCTCGTCGTCGAGTATCCAACTTTCCCATCAGGGTAAATACCATTGGCTCTCTGGAAGTTCTTGACACATTCTTGGGTTCCCCACCCGAATGACCCATCCGGGGTAAACGTGCAGTACGACGGATTCAGGTAGGTAAGCGCTGTTTGTACCGCTTCAACTTTGTAACCGCTGGAACCATAGCCCATAACGCTTATGAACCTGGTAGCTGGAATTACCCAGACCGGTATTCCCGCTGCTCGCAGGGCTTTCGCGGTTGTCATCCCTACGCCTCCGTCTGGATAGATTCCATGATCCCTCTGGAAAGCTTTCACCGCAGAAGCTGTTCTCCCCCCAAAGATGCCATCAACCCAAAACCCAGCATATTGCGGAAAATATTTATTTAGTCCTTGCTGTAACACGCGTACACTGTTTACGCGAGAACCAGACCACATGGTAGCACTGGTCCAATGGTTAGGACTCGGCTCTGGCGCATCTTTGATAACAATCTCTGCTGCGGAATCCTCACGGACGGCATCGGCAAAGACTCTATCAGCGACTTCACTAGCGGACAGACCCAGTTTTTGCCGAATATTACGTACGCATCTTGCAGTTCCGGCACCAAAAGTAGTATCTGGTCATACGATGGTACATTCATCTGGATACTTCACCATCATCCAAGTTTGCAGGTTGCGAACATACACGCTGTTAGTCTGTCCCTGCACCAGATTAAAGTTAATGTTTATTTTACCGACTATCGCAGCTGGTACCCCCGCCTGACGCATTTTTAAAGTCGTCGTAAATCCAAACCCACCATCGGGATAGACCCCCAATTTGCGCTGCACGCACTTCACAGCTGCCTGAGTTTTCGCACCAAACCCGCTGTCGGGAGTGAAATTAACACATTCGGGATAGTAGTGCGCCAATCCCAGTTGCATGGTTCTAACATCGTTGCTCCATTCACCGGACCAGAGCACCCGAGACACAAAAATGGTCGGTCCGTTGGCAGCGACAGACGAGCGCTCCATGGTCGAAGGCTCAGAATCGGTTTCATTTTGCTCCTGATTTTCAGCGTTGTCACTCGGCTGGGAGCTTTCCGGCTTTGCTTCGCTATTAACCACATCATCGGACTTTTGGGCATCGCCACTAGTCGGAGAGGAATCTTCCGCCCTAATGACTTGCTTATTAATACCAGTATTGACAGTACCTACACTTTCAGATGCATAAGCAGCCTGGGATGAAAGAGGCACCACTAGCACAGCAGCCAGCAGCAGCACT
Proteins encoded:
- a CDS encoding AMP-binding protein produces the protein MALRIVPSPSTDARAASEVLAPQSGNSNKDFQIDKEENAPQIIWLQSEPNVEERQEGKTTDSASRPRPLIFLPVSDNPARDTLFFTALRAALWPDKFTSLPTLDLSAVAGPAKPFFALRILADYHPIFFPARTEQLSRSWARQQALRLQRLPDQVSFILSTSGSTKPGGRLVGLSLAALRASHQATAQRLGENGIWVSALPRDHIAGFQVIARAYAGGTEPVTIDMTGGFKLSRLRQALQNILSAGVPIYLSLVPTQLTRALADPETLAALHLCSAILVGGARISPSLLNSGREQGLNLVTTYGMTETCGGCVYDGVPLPGVKVGVNEGRIWLSTPTLMSGYLEAESDPEIRELSGITWLATNDAGRIIFEDEDASARTGDGALSAFEASNLQTTSSPLTDPTSNRSRQQKTSKKTSLAHGSEDLNPNKPPREGTVDIIDSSSSARLEVLGRLDDTIISGGENISLPLVARAAEDAGFAGIEFCGLPDEEWGQVLCAVFAKPTLAGTALASHDLDSENLDPAHLGSQLRAALRGSLPASHLPRAAAIVSNFPLLPSGKLDRRSLQEAARSLDKEKRTWRK
- a CDS encoding MBOAT family O-acyltransferase, whose protein sequence is MLILASLLFYSYGEPIYVLLMLVSCLANWALALALDTRKKEEAAPAGRKAILTLALVLNLGVLGFFKYAGMFVGTIDSLLGLDLKIGAVALPIGISFYTFQALSYVIDVYRGKISAARDPFVVMLYISFFPQLIAGPIVRYRHIEEQIAQRSVTLNGVACGMRRFVVGLSKKVIIADSLAVVVDGIYGNQSGEVDFYAAWLAAICYALQIYFDFSGYSDMAIGMAAMFGFRFQENFTYPYISRTMQEFWRRWHISLSTWFLEYLYIPLGGNRKGGARTVINKFTVFLLCGLWHGAAWTFVAWGLIHGIFLMLEEIVPLKKLPHWAGHLYTMFVVVASFVVFRADSFTQALQMYANMFGFNTKSTVGAGSLALSYLDPWTITIFFTALIAMLPVTQVLATQARLWKKMGVTNPSSSFTPATVDTRVWNLGLTLVLLAANLLILSAGGYHPFIYFRF
- a CDS encoding alginate O-acetyltransferase AlgX-related protein — translated: MTENSPKSQEKNTPVARRAKNSLMLTFVTLGLCLMLIPAVSHLLPIKKWQEPSQEAKVAAPSLTKSSGELNINYLQDAGTYLEKTFPFRGEMIAAAATLKSGIFSSSLTDQVVIGKDGYLFYADSLNDYRGVNRLSSRGIDNAATNLKILGDQAQGIKFAVALAPNKNTLYGQFMPNRFRAGDFEQSNLNRLQNRLGSLGVPYVDLTKKLKSSKEVLYQKTDTHWSYKGAYSGADYLLDQLQVENLAKNPQWKLGEGFVGDIERMQDPTSTVSEPNWRAEGINDLQDFQGNTWKYLDDKPDTTADLFETRGQGKENLFMFRDSFGNSLVPVLSPSFASAHYSKLIPYDATYAFSLEPDILVVERAERLIPFFATEPPAMASPPSTLAPYKLVDTGGKNKVSIKKNGIFKVIDGTIPARQRQADVEVFARVRTPGKDSRESQVQDYRGYRRSVTNGSHRIVNDFGYRFYLPEAEVPKGADVKIYAVSKNFGLEAREIAKVQGK
- a CDS encoding peptidoglycan-binding domain-containing protein yields the protein MLQQGLNKYFPQYAGFWVDGIFGGRTASAVKAFQRDHGIYPDGGVGMTTAKALRAAGIPVWVIPATRFISVMGYGSSGYKVEAVQTALTYLNPSYCTFTPDGSFGWGTQECVKNFQRANGIYPDGKVGYSTTRALRAKGMYFDYVGSGDAQLDATLESIVARYGSLSSAYSYVVNNYRYIGAHGKSHPGGGNWDIQYAKSFFANGGGNCYSFAAGYKWIARALGYSSARIRLGYVANARAPHGWNEIDISGTTYIFDTDEDMAYKRSKGGWAFYYKTYWNAPIYYWDANKRALN
- a CDS encoding peptidoglycan-binding domain-containing protein, which encodes MSKVVRRYFRLIVLLLAAVLVVPLSSQAAYASESVGTVNTGINKQVIRAEDSSPTSGDAQKSDDVVNSEAKPESSQPSDNAENQEQNETDSEPSTMERSSVAANGPTIFVSRVLWSGEWSNDVRTMQLGLAHYYPECVNFTPDSGFGAKTQAAVKCVQRKLGVYPDGGFGFTTTLKMRQAGVPAAIVGKININFNLVQGQTNSVYVRNLQTWMMVKYPDECTIV